One stretch of Riemerella columbina DNA includes these proteins:
- a CDS encoding DUF6048 family protein: MKTKRLFTLFFSLALFGFYAAQQIDSTKAHWRYQPNFMVGIDVLGAGVSAFSEQKKVQFFISSTIKKRLNAVIEGGFAKLHYDKNAYLADAKGYFGKLGAFYMMSIDHENPKNGFYAGGKLAGSFYQQEYFSVPTKGAEGQVYSTAFPQSGQSSYWVEALLGGRVALFNTSFFIDVNVQPRYLFYTTKQDELFPMIVPGFGKSSTRFNMGVSWSLAYAF, translated from the coding sequence ATGAAAACCAAACGCCTATTTACCTTATTTTTTAGCCTCGCCCTCTTTGGATTTTATGCCGCACAGCAGATAGATTCCACGAAAGCCCATTGGCGCTATCAGCCTAATTTTATGGTGGGGATTGATGTTTTGGGTGCTGGTGTTTCTGCCTTTTCGGAACAGAAAAAAGTGCAGTTTTTCATCAGTTCTACCATTAAAAAGAGGCTCAATGCTGTGATAGAAGGCGGTTTTGCTAAACTTCATTATGATAAAAATGCCTATTTAGCCGATGCCAAAGGTTATTTCGGGAAATTGGGTGCATTTTATATGATGAGCATAGACCACGAAAATCCTAAAAATGGATTTTATGCCGGTGGAAAGTTGGCAGGAAGTTTCTATCAACAGGAATATTTTTCTGTCCCTACCAAAGGCGCCGAGGGGCAGGTTTATTCTACGGCATTTCCGCAGTCTGGGCAGTCTTCTTATTGGGTGGAAGCCTTATTGGGCGGCAGAGTTGCTTTATTTAACACCTCTTTTTTCATTGATGTGAATGTGCAGCCTCGCTATTTATTCTATACCACCAAACAAGATGAACTCTTTCCGATGATCGTCCCAGGATTTGGTAAAAGTTCCACACGCTTTAATATGGGCGTATCGTGGAGTTTAGCCTATGCCTTCTAA
- a CDS encoding DUF6452 family protein produces MAITRYLWLLLLSIALISCNSDDDICDKGLGTPRLKIKFKTENNKLYQPDTLLIGVQLTDADTIKTVVSAIKPDSVLVPLRVDEQPYTDLYIRTQPNNPSEKTAVVRIHYTPKSEYVSPACGIRRLYEQVSASVQQAAAVKNVETNATSINNENQTPIYLIF; encoded by the coding sequence ATGGCTATCACGCGTTATTTATGGCTACTCCTACTCAGCATAGCGCTCATCTCTTGTAATAGTGATGATGATATTTGCGACAAAGGTTTGGGTACGCCAAGGCTTAAAATCAAGTTTAAAACGGAGAATAATAAACTCTACCAGCCCGATACGCTCCTTATTGGCGTACAGCTGACCGATGCCGATACCATTAAAACCGTTGTATCTGCCATAAAACCTGACTCTGTGCTGGTTCCCCTCCGTGTAGATGAGCAACCGTATACCGACCTTTATATCAGAACTCAACCCAATAATCCTTCCGAAAAAACGGCTGTCGTACGGATTCATTACACGCCAAAATCAGAATATGTATCGCCAGCGTGTGGCATCAGGCGCTTGTATGAGCAAGTCTCTGCCAGCGTACAGCAAGCCGCCGCCGTAAAAAATGTAGAAACCAATGCAACCTCCATCAACAATGAAAACCAAACGCCTATTTACCTTATTTTTTAG
- the rlmD gene encoding 23S rRNA (uracil(1939)-C(5))-methyltransferase RlmD — protein MSKRRKNIILENIQLTTAGAKGVTIGKTEAGKTVLVSGAVPGDVVRARVKKSKKQYDEAEVLDIIEPSKDRVAPVCIHFGVCGGCKWQNLSYSKQLEFKQNEVLNNLKRIGGIENFETLPILGSEEVYFYRNKMEFSFSNARWLTAEEIAEDQAITHKNALGFHIPGMWSKILDLKECYLQEAPSNDIRLAVKQYADAHNLAFFDVKNQEGFLRTLMLRQNSKGEWMVLFQIYREETEHRIALFDFLLQKFPQIKTLVYTINPKSNDSIYDLDIIPYYGDGFLVEEMDGLEFKIGPKSFFQTNYQQALNLYRKTLEFADLKGDEVVYDLYTGTGTIAQFVARNAKQVIGIESVPEAIAAAKEHAQHNGLHNCTFYCGDMKDIFTDEFLAQHPKADVLITDPPRDGMHAKVVEQILKLAPEKIVYVSCNSATQARDLALMKHQYRVEKILPVDMFPQTHHIENIALLTKINS, from the coding sequence ATGTCTAAACGAAGAAAAAATATCATCTTAGAAAACATCCAACTGACCACCGCAGGCGCCAAAGGCGTAACCATCGGGAAAACAGAAGCTGGGAAAACGGTGCTCGTTTCTGGAGCTGTACCTGGTGATGTGGTTAGAGCCAGAGTTAAAAAATCCAAAAAACAATATGATGAAGCCGAAGTTTTAGACATTATAGAACCTTCCAAAGACCGTGTGGCGCCTGTGTGCATCCACTTTGGTGTGTGCGGTGGCTGCAAGTGGCAAAACCTCTCTTACAGCAAACAGTTAGAGTTTAAACAAAACGAAGTACTGAACAACTTGAAGAGAATTGGCGGAATAGAAAATTTTGAAACCCTGCCTATTTTAGGCTCAGAGGAGGTTTATTTTTACCGAAACAAAATGGAGTTTTCATTCTCCAATGCCCGATGGCTCACGGCAGAAGAAATTGCCGAAGACCAAGCCATTACCCACAAAAATGCCTTAGGATTTCATATTCCTGGGATGTGGAGTAAAATCCTTGATCTTAAAGAATGCTATCTCCAAGAAGCCCCTTCTAACGACATCAGATTAGCGGTAAAGCAATACGCTGATGCCCACAACTTAGCCTTTTTTGATGTGAAAAATCAAGAGGGTTTCCTGCGAACTTTGATGCTGCGCCAAAACTCAAAAGGCGAATGGATGGTACTGTTCCAAATCTACAGAGAGGAAACCGAGCATAGAATAGCCTTGTTTGATTTTCTCCTCCAGAAGTTCCCACAGATTAAAACTTTGGTCTATACCATCAACCCCAAATCTAACGATTCTATTTATGATTTAGACATTATCCCATATTATGGCGATGGCTTTTTGGTGGAAGAAATGGACGGCTTAGAGTTTAAAATCGGGCCTAAATCATTTTTCCAAACCAACTACCAACAGGCGCTCAATCTGTATAGGAAAACTTTAGAATTCGCTGATTTAAAAGGTGATGAAGTGGTGTACGACCTCTACACAGGCACGGGCACCATTGCGCAATTTGTTGCGAGGAATGCCAAGCAGGTAATTGGGATAGAGTCTGTGCCAGAGGCCATTGCTGCCGCCAAAGAGCACGCCCAACATAACGGGCTCCACAACTGCACTTTCTATTGTGGCGATATGAAGGATATTTTTACCGATGAATTCCTTGCTCAGCATCCTAAAGCGGATGTCCTCATCACCGACCCGCCTCGCGATGGTATGCACGCCAAAGTGGTGGAGCAAATTTTAAAATTAGCACCAGAGAAAATTGTTTATGTGAGCTGCAACTCCGCCACCCAAGCGCGAGATTTAGCTCTGATGAAACATCAATACCGCGTGGAGAAAATCCTTCCTGTGGATATGTTCCCACAAACGCATCATATTGAAAATATTGCACTCCTCACCAAAATCAATTCTTAA
- the meaB gene encoding methylmalonyl Co-A mutase-associated GTPase MeaB, translating to MPTISTEVLVQGILNGDKRLLSKAITLVESKKTEHQQQAEGLLRQILPHTGRSVRLGITGVPGAGKSTFIESFGQYAIRQGQKVAVLAIDPSSSRTKGSILGDKTRMEELAREPHAFIRPTPSSGFLGGVANTTFETMLLCEAAGYDMILIETVGVGQSETLVADITDVFLFLKIIGGGDELQGIKRGIMEMVDLIFINKVNDENRQKAKNTKLELSRALQFLPPKEPQWKVPILLGSALHHEGIAEVYNQIQDYIQFKKDHNRWQLSRQQQAEKRFDYWVQNYILAQTQQSHALAEQYATHKNKVYQLHANPSTEAKAFVAQLLKTNPKTEE from the coding sequence ATGCCCACCATTTCCACAGAGGTTTTAGTACAAGGGATTTTAAACGGCGATAAAAGGCTCCTGAGCAAAGCCATTACCCTTGTAGAAAGTAAAAAAACGGAACACCAGCAACAGGCAGAAGGCTTGCTCAGACAAATTCTGCCCCATACTGGGCGCTCGGTTCGCCTTGGGATTACAGGAGTGCCAGGCGCTGGTAAATCCACTTTTATCGAGAGTTTTGGGCAATACGCCATTCGGCAGGGTCAAAAGGTAGCGGTTTTAGCCATAGACCCCAGTTCTTCTCGCACCAAAGGAAGTATTTTGGGCGATAAAACCCGTATGGAAGAGCTGGCACGAGAGCCCCACGCCTTTATCCGCCCTACGCCCAGTTCTGGATTTTTAGGCGGCGTAGCCAATACCACTTTTGAAACGATGCTCCTCTGCGAAGCCGCTGGCTATGATATGATCCTCATAGAAACCGTTGGTGTAGGGCAATCCGAGACGCTGGTGGCAGACATCACCGATGTTTTTTTATTTTTAAAAATCATTGGTGGTGGTGATGAATTGCAGGGCATCAAACGCGGTATTATGGAAATGGTAGACCTTATTTTCATCAACAAAGTGAATGACGAAAATCGCCAAAAAGCTAAAAATACCAAGCTGGAATTATCTCGGGCATTGCAATTTCTTCCGCCCAAAGAACCACAATGGAAAGTCCCTATTTTATTAGGTTCGGCGCTCCACCACGAGGGCATAGCAGAAGTTTATAACCAAATCCAAGATTATATCCAATTCAAAAAAGACCACAACCGATGGCAACTGAGCCGCCAACAACAAGCCGAAAAACGCTTTGATTACTGGGTGCAGAATTATATTTTAGCCCAAACCCAACAATCGCACGCCTTGGCAGAGCAATACGCCACGCATAAAAACAAAGTCTACCAGCTCCACGCCAACCCCAGCACAGAAGCCAAAGCCTTTGTGGCACAGCTTTTAAAGACCAATCCCAAAACCGAAGAATAA
- the coaE gene encoding dephospho-CoA kinase (Dephospho-CoA kinase (CoaE) performs the final step in coenzyme A biosynthesis.): protein MKKQIGITGGIGSGKTTVAEWIEQMGYPVYNSDSRAKILVNTDPQLKAKIIALLGENAYDEQGNYNRKWVATQVFEDTAQLEKLNQLIHPAVRENFEAWVAQQTAPFIFKETALLFELGLDRFCDKTILVTAEQSLRIKRVMDRDNKTYREVEAIILQQMPEAEKINRADFVIYNNGSLEDLHTETEATIQDLVQDLEGIG from the coding sequence ATGAAAAAGCAAATAGGCATCACAGGCGGTATTGGTTCAGGGAAAACCACCGTTGCCGAGTGGATAGAACAGATGGGGTATCCAGTGTATAATTCCGATAGCCGAGCTAAAATTTTAGTCAATACCGACCCTCAACTTAAAGCGAAAATTATCGCCTTATTAGGTGAAAATGCCTACGATGAACAAGGCAACTACAATAGAAAATGGGTGGCTACACAGGTTTTTGAAGATACTGCACAACTTGAGAAGCTCAATCAACTGATTCATCCTGCGGTAAGGGAAAATTTTGAGGCTTGGGTGGCTCAGCAAACGGCACCTTTCATTTTTAAAGAAACCGCTCTGTTATTTGAGTTGGGTTTAGATCGGTTTTGTGATAAAACCATATTGGTTACCGCAGAGCAAAGTCTCCGCATCAAGCGTGTGATGGATCGGGATAATAAAACTTACCGCGAGGTAGAAGCCATTATCCTCCAACAGATGCCAGAAGCCGAAAAAATTAACCGCGCCGATTTCGTGATTTATAATAATGGCAGTTTAGAAGATTTACACACCGAAACGGAAGCCACTATCCAAGATTTAGTACAAGATTTAGAAGGCATAGGCTAA